In the Acidobacteriota bacterium genome, one interval contains:
- a CDS encoding helix-turn-helix transcriptional regulator, producing the protein MTNRVKELRGELGWTQQQLAEAVGVSRQSINSIERDRYVPSLPLALKFARVFDRPTEEIFHLEEK; encoded by the coding sequence ATCACAAATCGGGTCAAGGAGCTCCGCGGAGAGCTGGGCTGGACCCAGCAGCAGCTCGCGGAAGCGGTCGGCGTTTCGCGTCAGAGCATCAACTCCATCGAACGCGATCGCTACGTGCCGAGCTTGCCCCTGGCCCTCAAGTTCGCCCGTGTCTTCGACCGACCGACCGAAGAAATCTTCCATCTGGAGGAAAAATGA
- a CDS encoding TerC family protein translates to MLDWMTSPEAWVALATLTALEIVLGIDNIIFISILSGRLPKEQRARARTVGLAGAMVMRIGLLLSLAWVARLTVELFPVFGHPFTARDAVLVGGGIFLLGKATFEIHHNLEGEEEEHARSSSASFAGTIAQIMALDIVFSLDSVITAIGMAEHVAVMVAAVVIAVLVMMIAAGPISDFVEDHPTIKILALSFLLLIGMSLVAEGLGQHIPKPHIYFAMGFSVFVEMLNLRMRGRSWEAKPVRLRHRIAPRRPSPLPAKMRMIDDD, encoded by the coding sequence ATGCTCGATTGGATGACCAGTCCCGAGGCTTGGGTCGCGCTGGCGACCTTGACGGCCCTCGAAATCGTCCTCGGTATCGACAACATCATCTTCATCTCGATCCTCTCGGGAAGGCTGCCAAAGGAACAGCGGGCGAGGGCGCGCACCGTCGGCCTGGCGGGCGCAATGGTCATGCGCATTGGCCTGCTGCTGTCGCTGGCGTGGGTTGCCCGACTGACCGTGGAGCTCTTCCCGGTCTTCGGCCACCCGTTCACGGCGCGCGATGCGGTACTGGTTGGTGGGGGCATATTCCTGCTCGGCAAGGCCACTTTCGAGATCCACCACAACCTCGAGGGTGAGGAGGAGGAACACGCGCGGAGCTCGAGCGCGTCTTTTGCCGGCACCATCGCCCAAATCATGGCCCTCGACATCGTCTTCTCTCTCGACTCGGTGATCACCGCGATCGGCATGGCTGAGCACGTGGCGGTGATGGTGGCAGCAGTGGTGATCGCCGTTCTGGTCATGATGATCGCCGCAGGCCCGATCTCCGATTTCGTCGAGGACCATCCGACGATCAAGATCCTGGCGCTTTCATTTCTGCTTCTGATCGGCATGTCGCTGGTCGCGGAGGGGCTCGGTCAACATATTCCCAAACCGCACATCTACTTCGCGATGGGCTTTTCGGTCTTTGTCGAGATGCTCAATCTTCGGATGCGCGGCCGAAGCTGGGAGGCGAAGCCGGTACGCCTACGCCATAGGATCGCCCCCCGCCGCCCGTCGCCGCTGCCGGCGAAAATGCGTATGATCGACGACGACTGA
- a CDS encoding quinone-dependent dihydroorotate dehydrogenase yields MVYPFFRSLLFHLDPEVAHSLSLAAIAKIGRAPGLRETITSIYSVKTAEPVEAFGIRFPNRVGLAAGYDKDGDGWRGLACLGFGHIEVGTVTPAPQPGNPEPRVFRLIEERSIINRMGFPGRGADYVAAQLRGRRQGGAVIGVNIGKQKATALEDAADDYGRLVEVFAPLADYLAVNISSPNTPGLRKLQEASFLGTLLGRVASRRDRTADAIGRRVPVLVKLAPDLDDEQLTTAVDVIAGSGLDGIIATNTTISREGVDHALAKEEGGLSGSALTEMSTRIIARIAEHTGGEIPIVGVGGIMGPGDARAKLEAGATLVQLYTGLVYEGPGLVKRILKEL; encoded by the coding sequence ATGGTTTATCCGTTCTTCCGCTCGCTGCTTTTCCACCTCGATCCCGAGGTCGCGCACTCGCTGTCGTTGGCGGCAATCGCCAAAATCGGCAGAGCGCCAGGGCTGCGCGAAACAATTACCTCGATCTACTCGGTGAAAACGGCAGAGCCGGTCGAAGCGTTCGGAATTCGATTCCCCAACCGGGTCGGCCTGGCCGCCGGATACGACAAAGACGGCGACGGCTGGCGCGGCCTGGCCTGCCTCGGTTTCGGTCACATCGAGGTCGGCACGGTGACGCCCGCACCGCAGCCGGGTAACCCGGAGCCGCGCGTGTTTCGCCTGATCGAGGAGCGATCGATCATCAACCGGATGGGCTTCCCCGGGCGGGGTGCCGACTACGTGGCTGCGCAGCTCCGCGGCAGGAGGCAGGGCGGGGCTGTGATCGGCGTCAATATCGGCAAGCAGAAGGCAACCGCACTCGAGGATGCGGCCGACGACTACGGGAGGTTGGTCGAGGTGTTCGCCCCGCTCGCGGACTACCTCGCGGTCAACATCTCTTCACCGAACACGCCCGGCCTGCGCAAGCTGCAGGAGGCGTCGTTTCTGGGGACTCTGCTCGGCAGGGTGGCGTCACGTCGCGACCGGACGGCCGACGCGATCGGCCGGCGGGTGCCTGTCCTTGTCAAGCTGGCGCCCGACCTCGACGACGAACAACTCACAACGGCGGTCGATGTGATCGCCGGGTCGGGCCTCGACGGGATTATCGCCACCAACACGACCATCAGCCGTGAAGGCGTCGATCACGCCCTCGCCAAAGAGGAGGGCGGGCTGTCGGGCTCCGCCCTGACCGAGATGAGCACCCGTATCATCGCCCGCATCGCCGAACACACCGGCGGAGAGATCCCGATCGTGGGCGTCGGCGGCATCATGGGTCCCGGGGATGCGCGTGCCAAGCTCGAAGCCGGCGCGACCCTGGTCCAGCTCTACACAGGCCTGGTCTATGAAGGACCGGGTCTGGTCAAGAGAATTCTGAAG